The DNA sequence GTCCTTCAAGTTGACGGTAAGATCCCAGGCGTTCACGGGGTGCTCCTTTCAAGATTGGTGGAATGAATCGTGACGTTGAGTGGAAACGAAATTTCGGAGATTCTGGCTGAGAAAGCAACTGATTCTATTACTGCCCCTGTCGATGACCGCTATCAGCGTCGCCGACAGTTGTTTATAGCAAAGTGCCAGCTTGCATAAAGAGGGGGGAGGGGAGTTCCTTTTGATTTTTCAGATTAAAACAAGAGGGCACATTTTTATACACACTCCGCTCATCGTGAATTGGCAGTTGGAGTCACGACTCCGCCTTTGAATGAGATTCAAAGGCTACATTTTAGCCTCGCAATCTCATTGCGAGGCGGGATTCATACCGCTTTACGAGATTCCTCGGTGCGTCCCTGAGCCATCAGAAACATACTCGGAATGACTAATATTTTCTCAATACCAAATGGTAAAAGTATCACCAGTCATCCTGAGCGAGTGGAGCGAGTCGTCCCAACGGGATCCCTTCGGGGAAGGATCTGGTAATTATACCTTTAGAGCCCGAATGGCGAGATTCCTCCTCCAGCAGCTGCCAGACTCAGTCGGAATGACTCATCAATGAAAAAAACCTCGCCTTTGAATGAGATTCAAAGGCTACATCAATAGCCTCGCAATCTCATTGCGAGGCGGGTGGTCATGCCGGGGGAGAAAAACTCGCGAGATTCCTCGGCTCCCCCGGTAAACCGGGGTCGCTCGGATAAGCTCCCTCCGCCGTCGGTGATCGCTGTAAGCGTCGCTGACGGTTGGGCCTGCAAACACCGCGATAGATTATAAACAATGGTGGGAAGTCACTGAATTGTATTTCCCAGCCGACCCAGTCCATCCGCTGCGACAGTCACCCGGTCACCCGGGTGGAGGATGCGGCGGGATTCTTCTGCGGACTGCGCCGGGCTAAAGGCCAGCACCTCTCCGGAGTGCAATTTTCCATCTTTGCTTGTTTCGGCAATGATTTTCGGGAGGGTCTGTAACAAGTTTCCCCAATTACCATTGGATATGGATAAATTATTAATCATTACATTAACATCGAAGCTGTTCCCATCCGGATCAAATTCGTCTATTGTCACCAGCCACGGCCCGACTGAAATGGCAGAGCATTCGCTGTTCGCATCGCTGAGATGCACCCAGGTCAGCAGGCTCAGGCCAACAATATGGGTTATGGCATCCTCTGCTGAGAGATCCTCTCCCGGCTTCCAGATGATTGCAGCGATGGCGTAATCGAAGGTCAATTGAGTTTCCTCCGGTGCCTTGAGCGTATCGCCAGGACTGATGAGCTCGGGAGATTCCAGTTTGAACAGCAGAGCTGGGCTCAGCATCTGTGTAGAATCCGAAGCGCTAGTCCCTTCATTGGAAATAGGCATCTCTGGCAATCTGTACACAGTAACCGATGGCGGAGCAGGAATTGGCGGAAGTAGTGTCGCCTGGCCAGCGGGGAAGTACAGTTCCGGTCGCCTCGCAGGAGTTGTGCTTTCGAACATGTCAACAGCGATTGGATGAAAGTCATCGAACCGGGCGACAAACTCTGGTAGCGTTTCCGGTATGGTGGTATTGCCAAATGATCTGGCTGCATTCGGAATGTCGAAGATCCGGCAGTCCGAGCTGAAACCACAGGAGATTAAACCGTCTCGCATGTACGAAATATATTTCATAGTATGCTCCGTTCTACATGGAAATCTCTGCAAAAAGGGAGGTCAGATTCAGTGCCTGGGAATCATAATACATTACTTGCTTTTTGTTCAAAAGGCAAGCGGACAGATGTCAGGTCGACCCGCCGGGGAATACCAGGGGCAGATGCGAAAAAATGTTCATTGCAGGTTGGTTTCGGCGTTTGCTCCTATCTGTGAAAATAGTTACATTTTGTGCTCAGATGTGGAACCTAACAAGAAAATATATCAGATTTTCGACCGACCGGTTAAAATCCTGTCGTTCTTTTAATATTCCTGGTTATTTATATTTAAATCTGTCCCTAACAACATGAGGTAACGACCCATATGAGTAACAACAATTCTGAAGCGCAGCAGTATAACGAAGTTGAACGGCGTGAATGGCTGGAATCGCTGGATTACGTTCTGGAGCATGGCGGCCCGGATCGGGTTAAGCAGCTATTGCAGGTCATGGAAAACCGGGCATACGAGGAAGGAGTCCGGCTTCCGTTTACTGCGAATACGCCGTACGTCAATACCATCCACGTGGACGAGCAGCCGCCATTCCCTGGCAGCCGGGAAATTGAACGCCGCATAAAAAGCCTCTGCCGCTGGAATGCCATGGCCATGGTGGTCCGGGCGAATAAAGAGGAAGACGGCATCGGCGGGCACATCTCGACGTATGCGTCGTCTGCCACGCTATACGAAGTCGGATTCAACCACTTTTTTCGCGCTAGTGAAGACGGCTACGGCGGCGATCAGATTTATTTCCAGGGACATGCCTCGCCGGGAATGTATGCCCGGGCGTTCCTTGAAGGGCGCCTCACTGAGACCCAGTTACGAAACTTTCGCCGGGAGTTGCGAGAGGGCGGAGGCGTCTCCTCCTATCCGCATCCCTGGCTGATGCCGGATTTTTGGCAGTTCCCCACGGTGTCCATGGGACTCGGGCCGATTCAGGCTATCTATCACGCCCGGTTTATCCGCTACCTGGAAGACCGGGGACTGAAGGAACCGGACGATCACAAGGTCTGGGCGTTTCTCGGCGATGGCGAAACGGACGAGCCGGAAACGCTGGGAGCTATTTCGCTGGCCTCCCGGGAGAACCTGGATAACCTCATCTTTGTGATTAACTGTAACCTCCAGCGTTTGGACGGGCCGGTACGTGGCAACAGTAAAATCGTACAGGAACTTGAAGCCGTATTCCGTGGCGCCGGTTGGAATGTAATTAAAGCGCTCTGGGGTAGCCAGTGGGACCCCCTTTTCGAAAAGGATGAAGACGGCGTTTTGAGTCAAAAGTTGCTGGATATCGTGGA is a window from the Candidatus Neomarinimicrobiota bacterium genome containing:
- a CDS encoding fumarylacetoacetate hydrolase family protein encodes the protein MKYISYMRDGLISCGFSSDCRIFDIPNAARSFGNTTIPETLPEFVARFDDFHPIAVDMFESTTPARRPELYFPAGQATLLPPIPAPPSVTVYRLPEMPISNEGTSASDSTQMLSPALLFKLESPELISPGDTLKAPEETQLTFDYAIAAIIWKPGEDLSAEDAITHIVGLSLLTWVHLSDANSECSAISVGPWLVTIDEFDPDGNSFDVNVMINNLSISNGNWGNLLQTLPKIIAETSKDGKLHSGEVLAFSPAQSAEESRRILHPGDRVTVAADGLGRLGNTIQ